The following proteins are encoded in a genomic region of Syngnathus acus chromosome 22, fSynAcu1.2, whole genome shotgun sequence:
- the rab3gap2 gene encoding rab3 GTPase-activating protein non-catalytic subunit isoform X3, which produces MSCCLLEFCRLQELKTVRDYLFHGQTEPVEKNQTAQNELSWDTDDWETAWESGINKEQEATSATLVEESTELSARWLQDCVVSLSPCSDLLVVAHEQKAVFLSAKWRTDDGGREEMTLAVSWSGVLSTEEGERVSSTICIPLASQKRSSTGRPDWTCVVVGFTSGYVRFYTENGVLLLAQLLHEDQVLRLKCRTYEIPRHPGVTEQHEELSILYPAALVTIDGFSLFQSLRACRNQVARAAAAGSDAIQPPPLAYKKWGLQDMDSNVDHCSVGVMTLNVFDQMKNASILGGFNASIKGSPPAMSQYVTVGSGPYAGFYYAVEGSTQPLLSHVALAVASKLTSALFSAASGWLGWNKNKNKNDDETVQKHKPKVEPATPLGIRFGLPDSRRHGESICLSPCNTLAGVTDDFGRVTLLDLNRGIAIRMWKGYRDAQLGWLHVPEEQVSRESSLSTSLPRRHALFLVIYAPRRGILEVWAMQYGPRVGAFTVGKHCRLLYAGYRLLGVNSVTSQGWKIHTHQVCLLDPVTEALRTVNVPFHLALSDKKSEGAKDMHLLKKLTTILKSGEMEPDILESETKSLLLDIKHSSVQKQALESLLSNKNIPVSCLTNITRALLSTLQQQAGEEVDPVLMQLCSSQLKLLQLYTDIQRMNSSADTEQHDEPLDSLGGIESDLARVTPTLERYAKFNSRPSVCFVQDAPDAPLTAQAFLSQIECTDDGHLKLIQCSEAEWKQLGSFIFWACLCGKSSIHQICDKLQRAGISPQQLLSLLLNVWLQREKDVLQTPTECLRNLHALLVLLSNMEGSIEESWDPQSVSPWWQQCRNMLAQTHNSAAALLAAFVAHRAAKASITSRADSKLQSEWEAVSLELEQWVVCVRQLEDVLVLQTLLLVPPIVASAGGPALLCSIKTLLEGGSGGITDNVSKWVFRHNLAPEQLNEILQKPEDEDVKESQENADGTAGLLVALCKRFPHSLSPNLLFAHCCWEYVVQWNKDPEEGVHLCRAMEHLKLVSSPHIQLGICTMMWSTFLVKRFSAAAFLIEKVGKSPKDRLCRRDVGMGDKALTSFLGCCVQLLQVLMEADSAVAEVPPPELSVEEVWCGAEGPASIAELAMEQKGVHYPLVQHHCLLASLLHAALTFSLKVKPLSLFDSKGKNAFFRDLTTIQLMPSGDMDPALVLSRQEFLLRVLAAWVQSIDDASVADASAGPRTPPSSGPRAEWWPSLCLELGGLLQVSPDNLRRHLVCQLYNQGLDSQAEEVMLEVEDKDVLGSQLLMITGQRLSYSLLRSQNQTQPAMELLARLPPTLCTWLKAMDPSELRCPLVPLHQTSRLVGCVIEMLPENHGQYSLALHLLEAVDVLTAED; this is translated from the exons ATGTCCTGCTGTTTGTTGGAGTTTTGTCGTCTCCAAGAGCTCAAGACAGTGAGAGACTATTTGTTCCACGGTCAGACTGAGCCAGTGGAGAAGAATCAAACAG CTCAAAATGAACTATCGTGGGACACGGATGACTGGGAAACAGCCTGGGAAAGTGGCATCAACAAAGAGCAAGAAGCTACATCGGCCACATTG GTGGAGGAAAGCACCGAGTTAAGTGCACGGTGGCTGCAGGACTGTGTGGTATCCCTGTCTCCCTGCTCAGATCTGCTTGTGGTGGCTCATGAACAAAAGGCTGTTTTTCTCTCAG CTAAGTGGCGAACAGATGATGGTGGCAGAGAAGAGATGACCCTGGCTGTGTCTTGGAGTGGAGTACTCAGCACTGAAGAAGG AGAGCGTGTGAGCAGCACCATCTGTATACCACTGGCAAGCCAGAAAAG GAGTTCTACCGGGAGACCGGATTGGACATGTGTGGTTGTGGGTTTCACTTCTGGCTATGTCCGCTTCTACACAGAG AATGGGGTTTTGCTCCTGGCTCAACTGCTTCACGAGGACCAAGTTTTAAGGCTAAAGTGTCGCACATACGAGATCCCTCGCCATCCCGGTGTAACTGAGCAG CATGAAGAGTTAAGCATCCTCTACCCTGCTGCACTGGTCACCATCGATGGTTTCAGCCTCTTCCAGTCACTGCGGGCTTGCAGGAACCAGGTGGCAAGAG CGGCAGCTGCTGGTAGTGATGCAATTCAACCTCCTCCCCTGGCTTATAAGAAATGGGGTCTCCAGGATATGGACAGTAATGTAGACCACTGTAGTGTGG GTGTCATGACACTCAATGTGTTTGATCAGATGAAGAATGCCtctattttgggggggttcAATGCTTCAATCAAAGGCAGTCCTCCAGCCATGAGCCAGTACGTCACAGTAGGAAGCGGCCCCTACGCTGGCTTTTACTATGCGGTCGAG GGAAGCACCCAGCCTCTTCTTTCTCATGTGGCTCTCGCTGTGGCCAGTAAACTTACATCAGCCCTATTCAGTGCTGCCAG TGGTTGGCTAGGATGGAACAAGAACAAGAACAAGAATGACGATGAGACTGTCCAGAAACACAAGCCCAAGGTTGAACCTGCAACACCACTGGGGATCAG ATTTGGTCTCCCAGACTCTCGCCGCCATGGCGAGTCCATTTGCTTATCACCTTGCAACACGCTAGCCGGAGTGACGGACGACTTTGGTCGAGTCACTCTGCTGGACCTAAACAGAGGGATTGCAATTCGCATGTGGAAAG GTTATAGAGATGCCCAATTGGGTTGGCTGCATGTTCCAGAGGAGCAAGTCAGTCGGGAAAGTTCCCTCTCAACTTCGCTCCCCAGACGCCATGCATTATTTTTGGTTATTTACGCCCCCCGCAGGGGAATCCTGGAGGTATGGGCGATGCAGTACGGACCTCGAGTGGGCGCATTTACTGTGGGCAAACACTGCAG GCTGCTGTACGCCGGTTACCGTCTGTTAGGGGTGAACAGTGTAACCAGTCAGGGATGGAAGATCCACACCCATCAAGTGTGTTTGCTGGATCCCGTCACAGAAGCCCTGAGGACTGTCAATGTTCCCTTCCACCTGGCCCTCAG TGACAAGAAGAGTGAAGGAGCCAAAGATATGCATTTGTTAAAGAAACTGACAACAATACTCAAGAGCGGAGAAATGGAGCCTG ATATTTTGGAGAGTGAGACCAAAAGCCTGTTGCTGGATATCAAACATTCCTCCGTTCAAAAACAG GCTTTAGAGTCTTTGCTGTCCAACAAGAACATTCCTGTTTCATGTCTCACAAACATCACGCGCGCCTTACTCAGCACTCTGCAGCAGCAAG CTGGCGAAGAAGTGGATCCAGTGTTAATGCAGCTGTGCTCCTCCCAGCTCAAACTGCTTCAGCTTTACACCGACATCCAGCGCATGAACTCTTCTGCCGACACCGAGCAGCATGATGAACCT CTGGACTCCCTTGGTGGAATTGAGAGTGATTTGGCACGCGTGACTCCCACCTTGGAACGCTACGCCAAGTTCAACTCCAGGCCCagcgtttgttttgttcaagatgCACCGGACGCACCTCTGACTGCCCAAGCCTTCCTATCGCAGATTGAATGCACAGACGATGGGCACTTGAAGCTTATCCAGTGTTCCGAAGCAGAATGGAAGCAGCTAG GGAGCTTCATCTTCTGGGCTTGTCTATGTGGTAAAAGCTCGATACATCAAATCTGTGACAAATTGCAACGGGCTGGCATCAGTCCACAGCAGCTACTA TCTCTGTTGTTAAATGTCTGGTTGCAACGGGAAAAGGATGTGCTCCAAACCCCGACAGAATGTCTGAGAAATCTTCACGCGCTTCTGGTTCTGCTTAGCAACATGGAGG GTTCCATAGAAGAGTCATGGGACCCCCAGTCTGTCTCACCTTGGTGGCAGCAGTGCCGTAACATGTTGGCGCAAACGCACAACTCTGCAGCCGCTCTGCTGGCTGCTTTTGTCGCTCATCGTGCCGCTAAGGCCAGCATCACCAGCAGGGCGGACAGCAAG TTACAGTCCGAGTGGGAAGCAGTGTCTTTGGAGCTGGAGCAATGGGTGGTGTGTGTTCGTCAGCTGGAGGATGTACTGGTGCTGCAGACGCTACTCTTAGTACCGCCGATTGTTGCATCAGCAGGAGGCCCTGCGTTGCTGTGTTCCATCAAAACACTGCTGGAGGGAGGCTCAG GTGGCATCACTGACAATGTCTCCAAGTGGGTGTTCAGGCATAACCTGGCTCCCGAGCAACTAAATGAAATCCTTCAGAAgccagaggatgaagatgtgAAAGAAAGTCAAGAGAACGCAGATGGAACAGCAG GGCTGTTGGTGGCACTGTGCAAACGCTTTCCACACTCCCTCTCGCCAAACTTGCTCTTTGCTCATTGCTGCTGGGAGTATGTGGTGCAGTGGAACAAAGATCCAGAG GAGGGTGTCCACTTGTGCCGGGCCATGGAACATCTGAAGCTGGTTTCCAGTCCGCATATCCAACTAG GTATTTGCACAATGATGTGGAGTACCTTTCTTGTCAAACGTTTCTCTGCAGCAGCCTTCCTCATCGAGAAG GTGGGCAAATCACCCAAAGATCGCCTTTGCCGACGG GATGTAGGAATGGGAGACAAAGCTTTGACCTCCTTTTTGGGATGCTGTGTCCAGCTGCTGCAGGTCCTCATGGAG GCGGACTCCGCCGTAGCTGAAGTTCCTCCTCCGGAGCTTTCGGTGGAGGAGGTTTGGTGTGGTGCCGAAGGCCCGGCCTCCATAGCTGAACTTGCCATGGAGCAGAAAGGTGTCCACTATCCCCTGGTGCAGCACCACTGTCTGCTCGCCTCCTTGCTACATGCCGCCTTGACTTTCAGCCTCAAGGTCAAACCCCTCAGCCTGTTTGACAGCAAG GGTAAGAATGCTTTCTTTCGAGACCTGACCACCATTCAGCTAATGCCAAGTGGAGATATGGACCCAGCACTGGTCCTATCACGACAGGAG TTCCTTCTGCGGGTGCTAGCCGCCTGGGTGCAGTCCATCGACGATGCGTCCGTGGCCGACGCGAGCGCAGGGCCCCGGACGCCTCCCTCGAGCGGCCCCCGGGCCGAGTGGTGGCCCTCGCTGTGTCTGGAGCTGGGCGGGCTGCTGCAGGTCTCCCCCGACAACCTGCGACGACACCTAGTTTGCCAGCTCTACAACCAAGGCCTGGACTCGCAGGCGGAAGAG GTGATGTTAGAGGTGGAAGACAAGGACGTGCTGGGCTCTCAGCTGCTGATGATCACAGGACAAAGGCTGAGCTACTCGCTGCTGCGGAGTCAGAACCAAACACAGCCTGCTATGGAGCTACTCGCCCGCCTGCCTCCCACCCTGTGCACATGGCTCAAAGCTATG GACCCCAGTGAGCTGCGGTGCCCCCTGGTGCCCCTCCATCAGACCAGCAGGCTGGTGGGCTGCGTGATCGAGATGCTTCCCGAGAACCATGGCCAGTACAGCCTGGCACTGCACCTATTAGAAGCCGTGGACGTCCTTACGGCGGAAGACTGA
- the rab3gap2 gene encoding rab3 GTPase-activating protein non-catalytic subunit isoform X1, producing MSCCLLEFCRLQELKTVRDYLFHGQTEPVEKNQTAQNELSWDTDDWETAWESGINKEQEATSATLVEESTELSARWLQDCVVSLSPCSDLLVVAHEQKAVFLSAKWRTDDGGREEMTLAVSWSGVLSTEEGERVSSTICIPLASQKRSSTGRPDWTCVVVGFTSGYVRFYTENGVLLLAQLLHEDQVLRLKCRTYEIPRHPGVTEQHEELSILYPAALVTIDGFSLFQSLRACRNQVARAAAAGSDAIQPPPLAYKKWGLQDMDSNVDHCSVGVMTLNVFDQMKNASILGGFNASIKGSPPAMSQYVTVGSGPYAGFYYAVEGSTQPLLSHVALAVASKLTSALFSAASGWLGWNKNKNKNDDETVQKHKPKVEPATPLGIRFGLPDSRRHGESICLSPCNTLAGVTDDFGRVTLLDLNRGIAIRMWKGYRDAQLGWLHVPEEQVSRESSLSTSLPRRHALFLVIYAPRRGILEVWAMQYGPRVGAFTVGKHCRLLYAGYRLLGVNSVTSQGWKIHTHQVCLLDPVTEALRTVNVPFHLALSDKKSEGAKDMHLLKKLTTILKSGEMEPDILESETKSLLLDIKHSSVQKQALESLLSNKNIPVSCLTNITRALLSTLQQQAGEEVDPVLMQLCSSQLKLLQLYTDIQRMNSSADTEQHDEPLDSLGGIESDLARVTPTLERYAKFNSRPSVCFVQDAPDAPLTAQAFLSQIECTDDGHLKLIQCSEAEWKQLGSFIFWACLCGKSSIHQICDKLQRAGISPQQLLSLLLNVWLQREKDVLQTPTECLRNLHALLVLLSNMEGSIEESWDPQSVSPWWQQCRNMLAQTHNSAAALLAAFVAHRAAKASITSRADSKLQSEWEAVSLELEQWVVCVRQLEDVLVLQTLLLVPPIVASAGGPALLCSIKTLLEGGSGGITDNVSKWVFRHNLAPEQLNEILQKPEDEDVKESQENADGTAGLLVALCKRFPHSLSPNLLFAHCCWEYVVQWNKDPEEGVHLCRAMEHLKLVSSPHIQLGICTMMWSTFLVKRFSAAAFLIEKVGKSPKDRLCRRDVGMGDKALTSFLGCCVQLLQVLMEVTGLLVKNQCPLSFVNYFADSAVAEVPPPELSVEEVWCGAEGPASIAELAMEQKGVHYPLVQHHCLLASLLHAALTFSLKVKPLSLFDSKGKNAFFRDLTTIQLMPSGDMDPALVLSRQEFLLRVLAAWVQSIDDASVADASAGPRTPPSSGPRAEWWPSLCLELGGLLQVSPDNLRRHLVCQLYNQGLDSQAEEVMLEVEDKDVLGSQLLMITGQRLSYSLLRSQNQTQPAMELLARLPPTLCTWLKAMDPSELRCPLVPLHQTSRLVGCVIEMLPENHGQYSLALHLLEAVDVLTAED from the exons ATGTCCTGCTGTTTGTTGGAGTTTTGTCGTCTCCAAGAGCTCAAGACAGTGAGAGACTATTTGTTCCACGGTCAGACTGAGCCAGTGGAGAAGAATCAAACAG CTCAAAATGAACTATCGTGGGACACGGATGACTGGGAAACAGCCTGGGAAAGTGGCATCAACAAAGAGCAAGAAGCTACATCGGCCACATTG GTGGAGGAAAGCACCGAGTTAAGTGCACGGTGGCTGCAGGACTGTGTGGTATCCCTGTCTCCCTGCTCAGATCTGCTTGTGGTGGCTCATGAACAAAAGGCTGTTTTTCTCTCAG CTAAGTGGCGAACAGATGATGGTGGCAGAGAAGAGATGACCCTGGCTGTGTCTTGGAGTGGAGTACTCAGCACTGAAGAAGG AGAGCGTGTGAGCAGCACCATCTGTATACCACTGGCAAGCCAGAAAAG GAGTTCTACCGGGAGACCGGATTGGACATGTGTGGTTGTGGGTTTCACTTCTGGCTATGTCCGCTTCTACACAGAG AATGGGGTTTTGCTCCTGGCTCAACTGCTTCACGAGGACCAAGTTTTAAGGCTAAAGTGTCGCACATACGAGATCCCTCGCCATCCCGGTGTAACTGAGCAG CATGAAGAGTTAAGCATCCTCTACCCTGCTGCACTGGTCACCATCGATGGTTTCAGCCTCTTCCAGTCACTGCGGGCTTGCAGGAACCAGGTGGCAAGAG CGGCAGCTGCTGGTAGTGATGCAATTCAACCTCCTCCCCTGGCTTATAAGAAATGGGGTCTCCAGGATATGGACAGTAATGTAGACCACTGTAGTGTGG GTGTCATGACACTCAATGTGTTTGATCAGATGAAGAATGCCtctattttgggggggttcAATGCTTCAATCAAAGGCAGTCCTCCAGCCATGAGCCAGTACGTCACAGTAGGAAGCGGCCCCTACGCTGGCTTTTACTATGCGGTCGAG GGAAGCACCCAGCCTCTTCTTTCTCATGTGGCTCTCGCTGTGGCCAGTAAACTTACATCAGCCCTATTCAGTGCTGCCAG TGGTTGGCTAGGATGGAACAAGAACAAGAACAAGAATGACGATGAGACTGTCCAGAAACACAAGCCCAAGGTTGAACCTGCAACACCACTGGGGATCAG ATTTGGTCTCCCAGACTCTCGCCGCCATGGCGAGTCCATTTGCTTATCACCTTGCAACACGCTAGCCGGAGTGACGGACGACTTTGGTCGAGTCACTCTGCTGGACCTAAACAGAGGGATTGCAATTCGCATGTGGAAAG GTTATAGAGATGCCCAATTGGGTTGGCTGCATGTTCCAGAGGAGCAAGTCAGTCGGGAAAGTTCCCTCTCAACTTCGCTCCCCAGACGCCATGCATTATTTTTGGTTATTTACGCCCCCCGCAGGGGAATCCTGGAGGTATGGGCGATGCAGTACGGACCTCGAGTGGGCGCATTTACTGTGGGCAAACACTGCAG GCTGCTGTACGCCGGTTACCGTCTGTTAGGGGTGAACAGTGTAACCAGTCAGGGATGGAAGATCCACACCCATCAAGTGTGTTTGCTGGATCCCGTCACAGAAGCCCTGAGGACTGTCAATGTTCCCTTCCACCTGGCCCTCAG TGACAAGAAGAGTGAAGGAGCCAAAGATATGCATTTGTTAAAGAAACTGACAACAATACTCAAGAGCGGAGAAATGGAGCCTG ATATTTTGGAGAGTGAGACCAAAAGCCTGTTGCTGGATATCAAACATTCCTCCGTTCAAAAACAG GCTTTAGAGTCTTTGCTGTCCAACAAGAACATTCCTGTTTCATGTCTCACAAACATCACGCGCGCCTTACTCAGCACTCTGCAGCAGCAAG CTGGCGAAGAAGTGGATCCAGTGTTAATGCAGCTGTGCTCCTCCCAGCTCAAACTGCTTCAGCTTTACACCGACATCCAGCGCATGAACTCTTCTGCCGACACCGAGCAGCATGATGAACCT CTGGACTCCCTTGGTGGAATTGAGAGTGATTTGGCACGCGTGACTCCCACCTTGGAACGCTACGCCAAGTTCAACTCCAGGCCCagcgtttgttttgttcaagatgCACCGGACGCACCTCTGACTGCCCAAGCCTTCCTATCGCAGATTGAATGCACAGACGATGGGCACTTGAAGCTTATCCAGTGTTCCGAAGCAGAATGGAAGCAGCTAG GGAGCTTCATCTTCTGGGCTTGTCTATGTGGTAAAAGCTCGATACATCAAATCTGTGACAAATTGCAACGGGCTGGCATCAGTCCACAGCAGCTACTA TCTCTGTTGTTAAATGTCTGGTTGCAACGGGAAAAGGATGTGCTCCAAACCCCGACAGAATGTCTGAGAAATCTTCACGCGCTTCTGGTTCTGCTTAGCAACATGGAGG GTTCCATAGAAGAGTCATGGGACCCCCAGTCTGTCTCACCTTGGTGGCAGCAGTGCCGTAACATGTTGGCGCAAACGCACAACTCTGCAGCCGCTCTGCTGGCTGCTTTTGTCGCTCATCGTGCCGCTAAGGCCAGCATCACCAGCAGGGCGGACAGCAAG TTACAGTCCGAGTGGGAAGCAGTGTCTTTGGAGCTGGAGCAATGGGTGGTGTGTGTTCGTCAGCTGGAGGATGTACTGGTGCTGCAGACGCTACTCTTAGTACCGCCGATTGTTGCATCAGCAGGAGGCCCTGCGTTGCTGTGTTCCATCAAAACACTGCTGGAGGGAGGCTCAG GTGGCATCACTGACAATGTCTCCAAGTGGGTGTTCAGGCATAACCTGGCTCCCGAGCAACTAAATGAAATCCTTCAGAAgccagaggatgaagatgtgAAAGAAAGTCAAGAGAACGCAGATGGAACAGCAG GGCTGTTGGTGGCACTGTGCAAACGCTTTCCACACTCCCTCTCGCCAAACTTGCTCTTTGCTCATTGCTGCTGGGAGTATGTGGTGCAGTGGAACAAAGATCCAGAG GAGGGTGTCCACTTGTGCCGGGCCATGGAACATCTGAAGCTGGTTTCCAGTCCGCATATCCAACTAG GTATTTGCACAATGATGTGGAGTACCTTTCTTGTCAAACGTTTCTCTGCAGCAGCCTTCCTCATCGAGAAG GTGGGCAAATCACCCAAAGATCGCCTTTGCCGACGG GATGTAGGAATGGGAGACAAAGCTTTGACCTCCTTTTTGGGATGCTGTGTCCAGCTGCTGCAGGTCCTCATGGAGGTGACTGGACTCTTGGTTAAGAATCAGTGCCCATTGTCTTTTGTCAACTACTTT GCGGACTCCGCCGTAGCTGAAGTTCCTCCTCCGGAGCTTTCGGTGGAGGAGGTTTGGTGTGGTGCCGAAGGCCCGGCCTCCATAGCTGAACTTGCCATGGAGCAGAAAGGTGTCCACTATCCCCTGGTGCAGCACCACTGTCTGCTCGCCTCCTTGCTACATGCCGCCTTGACTTTCAGCCTCAAGGTCAAACCCCTCAGCCTGTTTGACAGCAAG GGTAAGAATGCTTTCTTTCGAGACCTGACCACCATTCAGCTAATGCCAAGTGGAGATATGGACCCAGCACTGGTCCTATCACGACAGGAG TTCCTTCTGCGGGTGCTAGCCGCCTGGGTGCAGTCCATCGACGATGCGTCCGTGGCCGACGCGAGCGCAGGGCCCCGGACGCCTCCCTCGAGCGGCCCCCGGGCCGAGTGGTGGCCCTCGCTGTGTCTGGAGCTGGGCGGGCTGCTGCAGGTCTCCCCCGACAACCTGCGACGACACCTAGTTTGCCAGCTCTACAACCAAGGCCTGGACTCGCAGGCGGAAGAG GTGATGTTAGAGGTGGAAGACAAGGACGTGCTGGGCTCTCAGCTGCTGATGATCACAGGACAAAGGCTGAGCTACTCGCTGCTGCGGAGTCAGAACCAAACACAGCCTGCTATGGAGCTACTCGCCCGCCTGCCTCCCACCCTGTGCACATGGCTCAAAGCTATG GACCCCAGTGAGCTGCGGTGCCCCCTGGTGCCCCTCCATCAGACCAGCAGGCTGGTGGGCTGCGTGATCGAGATGCTTCCCGAGAACCATGGCCAGTACAGCCTGGCACTGCACCTATTAGAAGCCGTGGACGTCCTTACGGCGGAAGACTGA